A genomic window from Archaeoglobus profundus DSM 5631 includes:
- a CDS encoding NAD-dependent epimerase/dehydratase family protein produces MILVTGGAGFIGSHVVDRLIDNGYDVVVVDNLSSGNPNYVNENATFYKLDLNDFDKLMEVFRKHKIEEVWHIAANPDVRVGSENPDEIYRNNVSATYVLLEVMRKNNVKRLVFTSTSTVYGEAKVIPTPEDYPTIPISIYGASKVACEAMIASYCHTFDMKAWIYRFANVIGKRSNHGVIYDFIMKLKKNPNELEILGNGEQNKSYIYISDCVDAMFFGLKADDWVNIFNIGSEDQIKVKRIAEIVCEEMGLNPKFRFTGGDRGWKGDVPVMLLSIEKLKSMGWKPRYNSEQAVRMAVKDLLEDLL; encoded by the coding sequence ATGATACTCGTAACTGGAGGTGCCGGATTCATAGGGAGTCACGTTGTAGACAGGTTGATAGATAACGGTTACGACGTCGTTGTTGTAGACAACTTATCCTCTGGAAACCCCAATTACGTTAACGAAAATGCTACATTTTACAAACTCGATTTGAACGACTTCGACAAGCTTATGGAGGTCTTCAGGAAGCATAAGATAGAGGAAGTTTGGCACATTGCAGCGAATCCAGATGTTAGAGTTGGAAGTGAGAATCCAGATGAGATTTACAGGAATAACGTCTCCGCAACTTACGTACTCCTTGAAGTTATGCGCAAAAACAACGTTAAAAGATTGGTGTTTACTTCAACATCTACAGTTTACGGCGAAGCAAAGGTAATTCCGACACCAGAGGATTATCCAACGATTCCAATATCAATCTACGGTGCCTCAAAAGTAGCTTGTGAGGCTATGATTGCCTCTTACTGTCATACGTTTGACATGAAGGCTTGGATTTACAGGTTCGCAAATGTTATCGGTAAGAGAAGCAACCACGGTGTAATTTATGATTTTATAATGAAGCTAAAGAAAAATCCAAACGAGCTTGAGATTTTGGGTAACGGAGAGCAGAACAAGTCTTACATCTACATATCCGACTGTGTAGATGCAATGTTCTTCGGCTTAAAGGCTGACGATTGGGTGAATATATTCAACATCGGTAGTGAGGATCAGATCAAGGTTAAGAGGATTGCCGAGATAGTTTGCGAGGAGATGGGATTAAATCCCAAGTTCAGGTTTACTGGCGGAGATAGGGGTTGGAAAGGTGACGTGCCTGTGATGCTACTTTCCATCGAGAAGTTAAAGTCGATGGGTTGGAAACCAAGATACAACTCGGAGCAGGCTGTTAGGATGGCGGTTAAAGATTTACTTGAGGATTTACTTTGA
- a CDS encoding winged helix-turn-helix domain-containing protein, translating to MRDKRSRHEIIVEILEVAVGGANVTKIVYSANINFKMAQDYLSYLIKYGFIEILAKNGKKVYRTTDKGKTFIRKYKELEDLHY from the coding sequence ATGAGGGATAAACGTTCGCGCCATGAGATTATCGTAGAAATCTTGGAAGTTGCAGTTGGTGGAGCAAATGTGACGAAAATTGTCTATAGCGCAAATATAAACTTTAAGATGGCGCAAGATTACCTATCCTACTTGATAAAGTACGGGTTTATCGAAATTTTGGCGAAAAATGGTAAAAAAGTTTACAGAACAACTGATAAGGGTAAAACTTTCATAAGAAAATACAAGGAACTCGAAGATCTGCACTATTAA
- a CDS encoding DUF1102 domain-containing protein, translating to MKKLPLGILGAMVALSLIIGASATFSDYNASRSVHWNITTDDTELIDLCPIQPYAYIDTATGELVLDFSPNNPNYPGYGDGISPASEYNFDEVFNVSNHLWEDTAIVVRITSSDTHVEFYSADGGVYAVADGTLATASDSARDDVCFVLQPGQSKKIGVDLSADGDSPRDVWNEKMTIKAYRLGTEPAELVGKCGQ from the coding sequence TTGAAAAAGTTGCCGTTAGGCATATTAGGGGCGATGGTAGCCTTGAGCCTAATAATAGGCGCAAGTGCTACCTTTAGTGACTACAACGCAAGCAGAAGCGTGCACTGGAACATAACAACAGACGACACCGAACTGATAGACCTATGCCCAATACAACCCTACGCATACATAGACACAGCTACGGGAGAACTCGTTCTCGACTTCTCACCGAACAACCCTAACTACCCAGGTTACGGTGATGGAATAAGCCCGGCATCTGAGTATAACTTCGACGAGGTATTCAATGTAAGTAACCATCTTTGGGAAGACACGGCGATAGTAGTCAGAATAACATCAAGTGATACACATGTCGAGTTCTACAGTGCAGACGGTGGAGTATACGCTGTAGCAGATGGAACTTTAGCAACCGCTTCAGACAGTGCAAGAGATGACGTCTGCTTTGTTCTCCAGCCGGGACAGAGTAAAAAGATTGGAGTTGACTTGAGTGCAGACGGTGACAGCCCCAGAGACGTTTGGAATGAGAAGATGACGATAAAGGCGTACAGGCTTGGAACCGAGCCTGCGGAGCTTGTTGGAAAATGCGGTCAGTAA
- a CDS encoding DUF1102 domain-containing protein, giving the protein MKKLAGILLLIVGLSLAVGVGANFRYYQADRTITVNITSDDNELIDLDPVQPYAYLNNGKLTIEISPNNPNYPGYGDGMSHNTTYVFEEMFNVSNDLWENENQNFPICVQISVPQNSSVKVFAGNYNDDGTATIANPGTQIQFTVEHGQPVSVGFIFDNTCEELGTHSVNMDIQAWAGACE; this is encoded by the coding sequence ATGAAAAAGTTGGCGGGTATATTGCTTCTGATAGTCGGTCTGTCTCTGGCAGTTGGTGTCGGAGCAAATTTCAGGTACTATCAGGCAGATAGAACAATAACAGTGAATATAACGTCAGACGATAACGAGCTAATCGATCTAGATCCCGTACAGCCCTACGCTTATCTAAATAACGGTAAGCTTACGATTGAAATCAGTCCGAATAATCCGAACTATCCAGGATATGGAGACGGTATGAGCCACAATACGACGTATGTCTTTGAAGAGATGTTTAACGTAAGTAACGACCTTTGGGAGAACGAGAATCAGAACTTCCCGATATGTGTACAGATATCTGTTCCACAGAACAGCAGTGTTAAAGTATTTGCAGGAAACTACAATGATGACGGAACAGCTACAATTGCAAATCCGGGAACCCAGATTCAGTTTACCGTTGAACATGGACAGCCAGTTTCAGTTGGATTCATATTCGACAACACCTGCGAAGAATTAGGCACACATTCGGTAAACATGGACATTCAGGCTTGGGCGGGTGCCTGTGAGTAA
- a CDS encoding DUF1102 domain-containing protein → MERATTLVLVVLSIFAIGFNAPAFSTLVEDIVNGVTLTSDSVYATTSNGNLTIDISVNNPNYPGYGDGLSSGSVYRFDDVIVLENNVSRTGESVVCVNIQSNDDSLKFYTDSIAPSESINLTLGENESKSVGIEINSSTSGLGLVKGSYTIYVYSGECQ, encoded by the coding sequence GTGGAGAGAGCTACGACATTAGTACTTGTGGTTCTTTCGATCTTTGCAATAGGTTTCAACGCACCAGCTTTTTCGACTCTTGTTGAGGACATCGTAAACGGTGTTACCCTGACATCCGACTCTGTCTATGCAACTACTTCAAATGGAAACCTTACAATAGATATAAGTGTTAACAACCCTAACTATCCCGGCTACGGCGACGGATTAAGTTCTGGATCGGTTTATCGCTTTGATGATGTGATAGTATTGGAGAACAATGTTTCAAGAACGGGAGAAAGTGTGGTGTGTGTTAATATACAGTCCAACGATGACAGCCTGAAGTTCTACACGGATAGCATTGCTCCATCGGAGTCTATCAATTTGACATTAGGAGAAAACGAAAGTAAATCCGTCGGAATTGAAATCAATTCTTCTACTTCCGGCTTGGGATTGGTGAAAGGTAGCTACACTATTTACGTTTACAGCGGTGAGTGTCAATGA
- a CDS encoding signal peptidase I, with product MKIGDVLTLFAVVFLLTSVVGFILDRPILLSYVTSDSMTPTLNKGDIFLINPLSKGKPGDIAVFKMNGHWTVHRIYAETSDGFITKGDNNVATDQQGGRNGVVKKEDVVGTVITVFGTPLKVPYVGSYLQDFSKSTKNLYIAILVIVLGSILLTSGREGARKRKKRVLKLKYKTLYTIISTITMAVFLISIVATWGTIGFNYASTLAGGQKEGWYLPNTEFDRPLTLKSKTIYPMLYILSPRGERITIDKSQCILMGKEKESLIVHVKVPSDTKIYYEQIDVYSYPLMLPPATIKSMWNFSPYLPLMAFTSEMALLLTVVYFVTGSGDEDVIRLRLRKRRYL from the coding sequence ATGAAGATTGGAGATGTGCTAACTCTGTTTGCAGTGGTATTTCTGCTTACATCCGTAGTGGGTTTCATCCTCGACAGACCCATTCTACTGTCGTATGTCACTTCCGACAGTATGACTCCTACGCTCAATAAAGGAGATATCTTTCTGATAAATCCACTTTCGAAAGGAAAGCCCGGAGATATAGCAGTATTCAAGATGAACGGTCACTGGACAGTTCATAGGATATATGCGGAAACATCAGATGGATTCATAACTAAAGGTGACAACAATGTTGCTACTGATCAGCAGGGTGGTAGAAACGGCGTAGTTAAAAAGGAAGATGTAGTTGGAACAGTCATTACCGTCTTTGGTACACCTTTGAAGGTGCCCTACGTCGGCAGTTACTTGCAGGACTTCTCAAAATCTACGAAGAATCTGTACATTGCCATACTGGTGATTGTACTTGGTTCGATACTCTTAACGAGTGGCAGGGAAGGTGCACGAAAGAGAAAGAAAAGAGTTCTCAAGCTCAAGTATAAGACTCTGTACACGATAATTTCGACAATAACAATGGCCGTATTTCTAATCTCGATTGTTGCAACTTGGGGAACTATCGGTTTCAACTACGCATCGACACTCGCTGGTGGTCAAAAGGAGGGCTGGTATCTACCAAATACTGAGTTTGACAGACCTCTTACCTTGAAAAGCAAGACTATCTATCCAATGCTGTATATTCTTTCTCCTAGGGGTGAGAGAATAACGATAGATAAATCCCAATGTATCCTAATGGGAAAGGAAAAAGAAAGTTTGATAGTTCACGTTAAAGTCCCATCAGACACAAAGATATACTATGAGCAGATTGACGTTTACTCCTATCCACTAATGCTTCCACCTGCCACGATTAAGAGCATGTGGAATTTCAGCCCGTATCTACCACTGATGGCGTTTACATCCGAGATGGCTTTGCTACTGACTGTAGTGTACTTTGTTACGGGATCGGGAGATGAGGATGTAATTAGGTTAAGGTTGAGAAAGAGGAGGTATCTATGA
- a CDS encoding TldD/PmbA family protein: MEWEIFEIEGISRCAKVEKGKLKVLEEWRDRKVGVRVIENGRVGFVTANYFTEDLIEKARKIAKISEEKLEMFPEGEYVSVEGIYDKEIERATPDEIKEFVDSMVNSALNYDVNPSNGMIELSIETVKLKNSFGADLEYKSTYCQAYLECVCDGSSGFEIDESRGLVDFEFVGRKSAELAVESKNPEKIEGVYNLVLSPIAVHQLLEFTLYPAISLENVLKGRSPLTEIGKNYLGRLSVIDDGTLSYGLCTAPFDDEGVGVREKVIFDGGVLKSYITDFRHSLIAKVEPTGNGFRGDDLYPTTSPTNVILEFDEVEKELEGVYVHSLIGAHTSNPVSGEFSLETMNAFLDGRPVRAMIYGNVYDLLKNITAFGKDIRQIENTITPSIEFEGVKFV; this comes from the coding sequence ATGGAGTGGGAGATTTTCGAAATTGAAGGAATTTCAAGGTGTGCGAAGGTTGAGAAGGGGAAGCTCAAGGTCTTAGAGGAATGGAGAGATAGGAAAGTTGGAGTGAGGGTAATAGAGAACGGAAGAGTAGGATTTGTTACTGCGAATTACTTCACGGAAGATCTCATTGAGAAAGCTAGAAAGATCGCTAAAATTTCGGAGGAGAAATTGGAGATGTTTCCAGAAGGAGAGTACGTGAGTGTTGAGGGGATATATGATAAAGAAATTGAGAGAGCTACTCCCGATGAAATAAAGGAGTTCGTAGATTCTATGGTTAATTCTGCACTGAACTACGATGTTAATCCTTCTAACGGCATGATAGAGCTTTCGATCGAAACTGTTAAGCTTAAAAACTCTTTTGGCGCCGACTTAGAGTACAAATCGACATACTGTCAGGCATACCTCGAATGCGTTTGTGATGGCTCAAGTGGTTTTGAAATTGATGAAAGCAGAGGTCTAGTAGATTTCGAATTTGTCGGTAGGAAGTCAGCAGAGCTTGCAGTTGAATCCAAAAATCCTGAGAAAATAGAGGGTGTTTACAATCTCGTGCTTTCTCCGATTGCTGTCCACCAGCTCTTGGAATTTACGCTATACCCTGCCATATCGCTCGAAAATGTTCTTAAAGGCAGAAGCCCCTTGACTGAGATTGGTAAGAACTACTTGGGTAGGCTGAGCGTCATTGACGATGGTACGCTATCATACGGTCTATGCACAGCTCCTTTTGACGATGAAGGTGTTGGTGTTAGAGAGAAGGTAATATTCGATGGGGGTGTGCTTAAATCGTACATAACCGACTTCAGACATTCCTTAATTGCAAAAGTTGAGCCTACTGGTAACGGATTTAGGGGTGATGATCTATATCCAACAACGTCACCCACCAACGTGATACTGGAGTTCGATGAAGTTGAAAAGGAGTTGGAGGGTGTGTACGTTCACTCGTTAATAGGGGCTCACACTTCAAATCCTGTAAGTGGAGAATTCAGCTTGGAAACTATGAATGCTTTCCTAGACGGTAGGCCAGTTAGGGCCATGATTTACGGCAACGTTTACGACTTACTGAAGAATATAACGGCTTTTGGAAAGGATATCAGGCAAATAGAGAATACAATCACCCCTTCAATAGAGTTTGAGGGTGTAAAGTTCGTGTAA
- a CDS encoding flippase activity-associated protein Agl23, with the protein MRKWIRIAIVILAVFLRFYDLGKAPLFFDESVHTVFVDNVLSWTYKYDPAFHGPLLFYLTAGVVSVLGKNEFTYRLIPAIFGVLTVLLLFKFEKFIGKGADYSALLVAISPIIVNYSRFFRNESQILFFTLAFVYFIFSYLRERKWYQLALASASLALFACSKENFYPISLFLLLYFVFDIKKFKIRDVVVAVGVFLLVYSALYTNFYTYTTPFTNFSEFPVVRALEYWKYQHEIARIGGPWWYYIPLLLLYDLPVFVLGVYAIANWIYRKKNDFRAFLIYWFVTSMVFYSYVQEKVPWLVVHMELPLYIIAGICLAEMKKRRERIVLIVLATVLLLYSCIHLNIVNPTNPAEPALYLPTSMEVKEFREELKAMNVSKVCVFMSPGDYWPLPCYLKDFKTYYFPNIDNFERMIESYGCEVVIMNQTNAMKAESKIKYLEKRELCLRSWTSYSYESLNPAKVLEFLIFRKPMGTVCYFNHTVYYVR; encoded by the coding sequence AGCACCCCTTTTCTTCGATGAGAGTGTTCACACCGTCTTTGTTGACAATGTCTTAAGCTGGACGTACAAGTACGATCCCGCATTCCACGGTCCCCTTCTCTTTTACCTTACGGCTGGTGTGGTTAGTGTTTTAGGTAAAAATGAGTTTACGTATAGATTAATTCCGGCGATATTCGGAGTTTTGACGGTTCTGCTTCTCTTCAAATTTGAAAAGTTCATAGGGAAAGGAGCGGATTATTCGGCTCTGCTGGTTGCGATATCTCCGATAATTGTTAACTACTCGAGATTTTTCAGAAACGAGAGCCAAATTCTATTTTTTACGCTTGCATTCGTCTACTTCATCTTTAGCTATCTTAGAGAGAGAAAGTGGTACCAGCTTGCATTAGCTTCAGCTTCTTTAGCATTATTCGCATGTTCTAAGGAAAATTTCTATCCAATTTCTCTTTTCCTACTCCTTTACTTTGTTTTCGACATAAAGAAGTTTAAAATTAGAGATGTTGTGGTTGCTGTCGGAGTTTTTCTTCTGGTGTATTCCGCTCTCTATACCAACTTCTACACATACACAACTCCTTTCACAAACTTCAGCGAGTTTCCAGTTGTTAGGGCTTTGGAGTACTGGAAGTATCAGCATGAAATAGCAAGGATAGGTGGGCCTTGGTGGTATTACATTCCACTATTATTGCTTTACGACCTTCCTGTGTTCGTTCTCGGAGTTTATGCTATTGCAAATTGGATTTACAGGAAAAAGAACGATTTTAGGGCATTCTTAATATACTGGTTCGTTACTAGCATGGTATTCTACTCGTATGTTCAGGAGAAGGTTCCTTGGCTTGTCGTTCACATGGAACTGCCTCTATACATTATTGCAGGAATTTGTCTTGCTGAAATGAAGAAAAGGAGGGAGAGAATAGTATTAATTGTGCTAGCAACTGTACTCCTACTGTACTCCTGCATTCACCTTAACATAGTAAATCCTACAAATCCAGCGGAGCCCGCACTCTACCTACCAACGAGCATGGAGGTTAAGGAGTTTAGAGAGGAGTTAAAGGCTATGAATGTCTCAAAAGTTTGTGTGTTCATGTCTCCCGGCGACTATTGGCCTCTCCCTTGCTACTTGAAAGACTTTAAAACGTACTACTTCCCAAACATCGACAACTTCGAGAGAATGATAGAATCTTACGGTTGCGAAGTGGTAATAATGAATCAAACCAACGCAATGAAGGCTGAAAGCAAAATAAAGTATTTGGAGAAGAGAGAACTCTGCTTAAGAAGTTGGACATCGTACAGCTACGAAAGCCTGAACCCTGCAAAAGTTTTGGAATTCTTAATATTTAGAAAACCGATGGGAACTGTCTGTTACTTCAATCATACGGTTTATTACGTGAGGTGA